From Fusarium oxysporum f. sp. lycopersici 4287 chromosome 10, whole genome shotgun sequence:
TTGATGTTGCCTTGCAAAATGTTCACGATTTTATGACCGCTTGATTGATGTCAATGGAAAGGCGCAAGACAGACCGAGTTAGTTTTATCATGGAAAGACTTTCCGTTTGAGCTTCATTTTACCCCATTCTGATGTGACGTAGGTTTTGTCAGCTACAGGGCGTAAACCAAGAAATTTTTCAACCCTGATGACAGACGCCAATCAGCACTAAGTGATATGAGGAATCTGAAAGGGAAACATATATCTTTTCGAATCTCACAATTATCCGATGAGTAGATAGATCAGCCAATCATTTGCTTCACACGTGTATTGTGTTTACTCGCAAATCGGTTAGTGGTGCCTCACAAGAGATAGGTGCGACAGTGTAACATCGTGAACTTTTGTTGGTAAGAGTAATTATATACAAAGAAGACCATTGGCCATAGACATTAACCCAAGATGCCTCCCCCGTAATATCATAATTATGAATTAAGTTCATGTAGCTATCGGCCTATCCGAAAGGTTTTGTGCTCATAGTATGCTTAATGTAGCTGAACCCAGGAGGAAGCCATTTAAACAGCAAGGCTAGCAAGGAGGCCAGTGATGGGAAGGAGGACAGGAGCCAGAACGCCGTTGCCGAGACCAGCAAGGAGAGGAGTAAGACCGGCAACCAGACCAGGAACAATGGCGGAAACGAGGCCaatgacgaggacgagaacCTTGGTGAGGATCTGGAAGACAGAGTGGAGGATAGAGATGAGCTGAGGTCGGAGGCCGGTAACAGTGACGATGGTCTTGACAGCAGTGAGAACCTCAGAGACAAGGACGACAACGAGGTTAAGGACAGTGTCGACATCAGAGTCAGCAACATCGAGACCAGCAGCACCAGTAAGCTTGGTGACGATCTCAGTAAGCTCGAAGTGAACGGACTCGAAGCCAGGAATGGCCTTGGTAGCACCGGCGTCCTTGGTAAGATcaccagccttgaccttctcagcAATAGAGTCTAAACCCATTAGTACTAACCCAAATATCAAACTCCAAGATGTAACTTACTCAGACCAgtggtcttcttgttgatgttgctaACACCGCTCTTGAGAACAGTGATGAGCTCCTGAGGGTTGGAGATAGCAGCACGCTTAGCAGGAGATTTGGTAGCCTCATCGACGATCTGCTTAACGCCGACCTTGGAAACGATGTTCTCAGCGCTGTGAATAGCACCGTTGACCTGCTCAACAGAGCGGGTGTCCTTCTGAATCTCAGGAACAGGAGAGGCGATGGCCGAGATGGCGAGGGCGAAAACGGAGAAGAAAGTGGCCTTCATTTTGAATGTGGTTGAGAAGAAAACTAAAAGAATGTTTTTCAAAGGAGTGTGGTGTAGAGAAGAGTTGGGAtgatgtgatgatgagaatagGTTTGACGTGGTGAAGAGAGGTCCTTATATAGAGGTTTCTTACCAAGGGAGTATCTTGAAAAAGAGATTGACGATGTCACTAGAAGTCGGTAGTCTTGTCGATCACTCTGGTAGAATGGAGTCGTGATAGTTAGTGTGGTGTTGAGCCCACCGGGAGCTGGCGGCATCATGAGTCTCAGGTAAGATCCACGCCTTATGGGGCTCTGAGCGATTTCAACACTTGTATCGCAATGGAAAAGTAGAAGTTACCCTGAACCTTGATATTATCATGATTTTAcagctcctcatccttcCTGTATGTGTTTGGAATTCCGAATATCTTCACATCTGATAGCGACCTTCTATTAATACAAGACGCTACTAAACGTCACACAAATGACAGCAAAATGCGATCATCGCCTCTCAAACACACCATCTCAGCCATCATTTCTCAACCTCTCTACATCACTTCCCCCTTACAGTCCCTATTTTTCGGAAATTTTGTCTAGTCCAACTGTGGGGAGCTGGACCTACCAGGTTCCTAGCCTTACGCAGCCCAGTAGTGTCGATCTTAGCCGCACTGAGCAAAGCAAGCCCCTCCCTTTATGTTTTGATCTGCATCACTGACTTGTGCTGGTGAAATTGCAGCATTTCGGTTCAGTGGAATCGAAGATCTTTGACTCTTTCTGTACGATCTAATGGCCGCTACTGCAGGAGTCTCAACAACTTTGCTTATGCGATTTACTGCTTCATGGCTGTGATTTGGTAGAGCAGTATGTGGATCAGGGAGAGCTGGGAATGGAGCACGTTTTGGTACCAGGCTAATGGTTCATGGATTCCTGCTTGGAGAGACAGGTCAGAAACATACCACTATCCTCGCGTTGTCGCGAATCATGCCAAGCCTCCCTATACTCCTACTTTGTATGCCTTTCCACTTCTTGGCCGCAGCTTCAGTAGGCCTCCCAGTGATCTACCGAAAGCCAGATTTGGCCCCACGTGCCCTTGGCTGATCGGCACTTGGTAGATCGTGACCGGGAGCTTGGTTGGACTGGAATGGGGAATAGGAGATAAGCTCTACCATACTCTGGGTATAGTCCCCGCTGATCTTATTCTGAAGATGCCGCTCCCACTTTTCCTTACGATATGAATCGGAAAAGGAGGACACTGCCCAGTTGCAATGGGTCTTGGTCATGACGACAGTTGCATTACAGGTTGCTACCAAGGAACTGAATGCCGGAACTGAGATTGCCGAGGCAGGATTCATGCGAGGCTTGCGTGAGTTAAGGTGAGGGCCAAGTTCCGCTAATTCCGACTCAAGCGCAGCGGTTCAGCCAGCCACTTTGTTGTAACTAGGTATGCATAATCTATAGCAATCATATATATACTTCGTCTCCAAGTTTCTGATATGTTTGTACGTAAGCTTTTGGGTATGTTGTACAACTCCTAaatatacctatataaaAGTACAGCTTGACGCATCTGTGGCCCAAAAACATATCCTGAGGCGATAGGTGGAACAATTCGATGTTGTTCCAACTGGAAGATTCTGCCAGGCCAAGGCACCATATTCTCTAGGTGAACACGTTCAAGAGACGAGGCTAGAAGTCTCATGGACTTGCACAAAACACAATGACCCACGATACGTCCTTGGCATGTGGAGTTTGTTCCTCCTGGACCACTGTAAATTTGTGCAAAGTCAGACTATTCAAATACCAATCCATTGGATGTTAGTAGTAGTCACACAGAGCTTCTAGATGGCTAAGACCACTCTCTAGGATGTGGCTTCAGGTTGTTATTCGACGAAGAACATGAAGTCTGTTGCTTATCGTGATGAGGCGAGACGTAATCACAGGATGTAAACAGAGAAAAGACGATAGAGGACTTTTATGTACTTGAACCCCACGCATGGAAAGAAAAAGCCGAACAAAGTGGTAATCTAAGTTGACAAATCTCAGCCCTTAAGTCGAGTACTGGGAAAGTCTGTGAACAGTCAGCAAATTTTCACAAAATAGCCATTTCGACCAAAATTTCAGACTTACTCAATCAAATTCCCGTCAGGGTCACGAACATAAATACTCCTAATCCCTCCCATAGCCCCCGTTCTCCCAACAACCTCCCCCCCTTCCAGAACCTTTataccctccttctcaaacCCCTCAATCAAGCCCTGCAGATCTGTCCCATCCTCAATAATAAAGCACAAATCAGCGGTACCAGGCAAGGCAGTTCTAGCCTTGGGCTCAAACTCTTTGCCGCGCTGATGAAGATTGATCTTGTGAGTGCCGAATTTCAAGGCGCTGCGAGGTGGAGACGATGGGTCGGTTGCTGATGTGAAGGTCTCGGACTTCATGCCGAGATATTTGATGTACCACTCTATGGTGGCGGGGATGTCATTGCATGTTAGGACGAGGTGGTCGATGTCTTTTACTACGGCGAAGGAGGACATTGTgaaggttgatgttgattgTTTGGAGGTTGGAAGTGCTTGATCATTACGCAATGCCTTTTATGAATGTGGGGTACGGCGTTGTGTTAGAGAGACCGAGATGCCTCGGGGATGGTTGAGAACTGGCCGATGGAAGTGAACCACTGATGAAAGAAATAGATTTTCAGTCCATCTTCGTCAACCCTTACTAAGAATGGTTCAAATTAAATGTGACAAGTCCTCAGTTTTCAAACCTTGGCTAGTACAGTATCCCACTTCGCCTTTGGttctgcatcttcatctttgtcCTCGTCcatatcctcctcctcctcctcttcatcctcatacGCCGCATTCCAAGGGCACCAATCCACAGATCCAGATTGTCTATCAAAAAAGCACCACTTTCCCCGTCTCGCTTCACACTCGACCCCACGGTCCTTCAGAAATTGCATAAACTTGCCCGCAGGGAAATCCAAAAACGGCGTACCATCTTCTTCTAAACCAGCGACTATACCATATAGGTATACCCGCTCAAGCATAGCTGGCTCGTCTCAGAAGACATAACTGTTTCCACCATCTCAAGAAGTATCTCACTTGCATGAGACCATGCCCTTTCGTCCATCCACATGTCTTCGCTGTAACCATCACCTTCGATATAATCAGCCGCTGGTCTTTGCTCCAGAACGAGTGTCTCAAGTGTTTTCATAGAAGCCTCTAGAATTCTAAGCCAATCGTCGTAGCAAGCTGACTCGGCGCGTTTTGACCAACTATATGTTGCGAAATCGTTGGTGTAGCATGACTCTGCCGGCTGGCCAAGAAACAAATGCTTTAGTTTCGGTAAATTCAACTTGTAGTCACCATAGTCTGTGAAAGTGTTCCCCAGGGGTCGAGGGATGATCATGTCGTCGGCCAGACTTCCGTAGTCTGACTCGGAAACACTTCCATCATCCGTATTTATCTTCTCGCATGGAAGGGGAGTAAAATGAGGATCATTCGATAGATATGTTGAGATGGGACGGTCCAACATATCGAGTTCCAGGCGTTCTAGAGTAGCTCCTGCTTTAAGAAGCCATACTGGCACTTCTGGCGGCATGTAACCCGAGAGCTTGAGGAATCGAAGTTTGGGAGGAGATCCAAGAATTTCAGAAACTTGCTCCTCGGCTTCTTGAGAATAATAGTAGTCTCCGTATAGTTCCAAAGTTTCCAAGTTGGAGAAATATGGCAAAAGATGCCAGACTTGAATGGCCTCAGTATCCACAGAGTCATTATCCTTATCCACGGGCCTCCACGAGGGATCAATCACGGAACAAAAAAGCCTTACACGCTGGGTGATTTGCTGCA
This genomic window contains:
- a CDS encoding biphenyl-2,3-diol 1,2-dioxygenase, yielding MSSFAVVKDIDHLVLTCNDIPATIEWYIKYLGMKSETFTSATDPSSPPRSALKFGTHKINLHQRGKEFEPKARTALPGTADLCFIIEDGTDLQGLIEGFEKEGIKVLEGGEVVGRTGAMGGIRSIYVRDPDGNLIELSQYST
- a CDS encoding hypothetical protein (At least one base has a quality score < 10), with amino-acid sequence MKATFFSVFALAISAIASPVPEIQKDTRSVEQVNGAIHSAENIVSKVGVKQIVDEATKSPAKRAAISNPQELITVLKSGVSNINKKTTGLNSIAEKVKAGDLTKDAGATKAIPGFESVHFELTEIVTKLTGAAGLDVADSDVDTVLNLVVVLVSEVLTAVKTIVTVTGLRPQLISILHSVFQILTKVLVLVIGLVSAIVPGLVAGLTPLLAGLGNGVLAPVLLPITGLLASLAV